From one Gracilibacillus salinarum genomic stretch:
- a CDS encoding cache domain-containing sensor histidine kinase encodes MVKKVVQYYMDLRLKYKMVLLTSLVLLAFSVGGLSILQYAFHLYNKEIYLQSAQSLQVSANSVEAELKKMERLSYQISTDVYVQSYLKEIKDTDNSYNQFIIGMNLRQRVLNIGSLNKYVKSIQVYDIADKEYASGTAPITLSQERLDNLKQLAEEKEGGVNWVSPSDNDNTIMAVRDLRDFVEFSFARLGSVAVRVNIEGIMDDLTNNLKDQETSFLIYDNNGNQIFTNEDAINSIKPGDFNEGKSGYQIIDINGNKYFLTYAEASHLDWTYMIVTPYSNLFSVINNARTAVFITYLILFIIMIFLGSKFTGTIVNPIESLNQKMKKVQTGDLDYYDVGIDQNLNKDEAGQMHENFKTMMIQINYLIGENYKKQLLIKESEFKTLQAQVNPHFLYNTLDSINWSAKVVGEKRISQMAESLGYILRASINMKDDLISLRDELLVVDHYLTIQKYRFEDRLLFSKDIPDELLDVQIPKFIIQPIIENAIRYGLQEMVGVCSIHLSILHVDETLVIRLIDNGPGMSPSYVEQIKQGNYRSKGTGIGLRNINERVQLLFGEAYGLHIESTWGKGTEVAIILPKGDIKENVQSVISR; translated from the coding sequence ATGGTTAAAAAGGTCGTTCAGTATTATATGGATTTGCGCTTGAAATATAAGATGGTCTTATTAACTTCTCTTGTTTTACTAGCATTTAGTGTTGGCGGACTATCAATTCTTCAATATGCATTTCATTTATATAACAAGGAAATTTATCTTCAGTCAGCACAATCCTTACAAGTATCAGCAAATTCAGTGGAAGCAGAATTGAAAAAAATGGAACGGTTATCGTATCAGATTTCTACCGATGTGTATGTGCAATCATACTTAAAAGAAATAAAAGATACAGACAACAGCTATAACCAGTTCATCATTGGAATGAATCTGCGACAGCGTGTATTAAATATTGGCAGTTTAAATAAATATGTGAAATCCATTCAGGTTTATGATATTGCTGACAAAGAATACGCGAGTGGAACAGCCCCAATAACACTTTCACAAGAGCGATTGGACAATTTGAAACAATTGGCAGAGGAAAAAGAAGGCGGAGTGAACTGGGTTTCGCCTTCAGATAATGATAATACCATTATGGCAGTTAGAGATTTACGAGATTTTGTTGAATTTTCTTTTGCCAGACTAGGATCAGTTGCTGTCCGAGTAAACATCGAAGGAATAATGGATGATTTAACTAATAATCTCAAAGATCAAGAAACTTCCTTTCTAATATATGATAATAACGGAAATCAAATTTTTACAAATGAGGATGCTATCAATTCCATAAAGCCGGGGGATTTCAATGAGGGGAAATCGGGTTATCAAATAATCGATATTAATGGAAATAAGTATTTTTTGACATATGCAGAAGCGAGTCATCTTGATTGGACGTATATGATCGTAACGCCATACAGTAACCTGTTTTCTGTCATCAATAATGCGCGTACTGCTGTATTTATCACGTATCTGATTCTTTTTATTATTATGATCTTTTTGGGAAGTAAATTCACTGGTACAATCGTTAATCCTATCGAAAGTTTAAATCAGAAAATGAAAAAAGTACAAACAGGAGACCTTGATTATTATGATGTTGGTATTGATCAGAACCTGAATAAAGATGAAGCAGGCCAAATGCATGAAAACTTCAAAACGATGATGATTCAGATTAATTATTTAATCGGAGAAAACTATAAAAAGCAACTATTAATAAAGGAGTCTGAGTTTAAAACACTGCAGGCACAAGTGAACCCGCATTTTTTATATAATACGCTTGATTCGATTAACTGGTCTGCCAAGGTAGTTGGCGAAAAAAGAATTTCTCAAATGGCAGAATCATTAGGTTATATATTAAGGGCTTCGATCAATATGAAAGATGACTTAATCTCATTACGTGACGAGTTATTAGTCGTGGATCATTATTTAACGATTCAAAAATATAGATTTGAAGATAGGTTATTATTTTCTAAAGACATACCAGATGAGTTATTAGACGTTCAAATTCCCAAATTTATTATTCAGCCAATTATTGAAAATGCTATACGCTATGGGTTACAGGAGATGGTTGGTGTGTGCAGCATACATTTATCTATATTGCATGTAGATGAAACCTTAGTTATTAGATTAATAGATAATGGACCTGGCATGTCTCCGTCCTATGTCGAACAGATTAAGCAGGGAAATTATCGCTCTAAAGGAACCGGTATAGGATTGCGCAATATAAATGAAAGAGTTCAATTGCTGTTTGGTGAGGCGTATGGTTTGCATATAGAGAGTACATGGGGAAAAGGAACTGAAGTTGCCATTATTTTGCCGAAGGGGGATATTAAAGAAAATGTACAAAGTGTTATTAGTAGATGA